A genomic window from Martelella lutilitoris includes:
- a CDS encoding Eco57I restriction-modification methylase domain-containing protein encodes MSTNHDWLNLIEVSGPFLAVPVLREVLPQGLEALISGRPQRLRATYDEWRDAVDADDADLAAIHSAWIDEVLQTALEVDDQVLRRTATLPERLKVSLPEHGVTIAPDLAIVNPTQGDAPLLLVQIYDPDTDLDVTWNYDGLATTPGDRMVSLLRAAGCLIGLVTNGERWMLVHAPVGAVASFASWYARLWGQEPETLRAFVSLLGVRRFFGPEAERLPALFERSLKHQDDVTDALGEQVRRAVEVLVQSLDRADQDRNRDLLHDVDPKELYEAGLTVMMRLVFLLAAEERGLLLLGDPRYDAFYALSSLRMQLRADTEEILERRRSAWSRLLALFRGVYGGIDHPLLRLPAMGGSLFDPDRYPFLEGRKKGTNWRSDPAEPLPIDDRTVLLLLEAIQTFEGRTLSYRALDVEQIGHVYEGLLERTVQRVDDVTLELEGSAKAKNARVALGEIESARLDGTAKIVDLLKERSERSEPAIRNAIGREPDERVAARLLTVCRGDVALRDRILPYAELLRTDPWGYPLVHHADAFVVVLGADRRESGTHYTPKSLTEKIVEETLTPVVYRGPAEGAAREDWKLRSGDELLDLKICDPAMGSGAFLVQACRWLADRLVEAWSHMEAAGSQIDSEGLIRAADDPAGFEPLSRDTEERAILARRLIAERCLYGVDKNPLAVELAKLSLWLTTLAKGRPFGFLDHNLRSGDSLLGIHDLGQLVELDMKPKGNAQLRLFGRTIRSAVDKALALRSQLRSIPIRDIGDVEAMAALDAQSRNELALPELIADALVGIVLAGERAVNITALATIADEAAGGDANAQARLLRQAMADFAGDTSDGAPRRPLHWPLEYPEVFLRNNGGFDAFVGNPPFLGGQRITGVAGTVYRNWLVKQIAEGRRGSADLVAYFFLRAYSLLRDEGGFGLLAVNTIAEGDTRQVGLEAMVSGGAVIHAAYPNEPWPGKAAVVTSRVHIHKGEWRGRCSLRGHPTAFVSAYLADRQEWSPKALKAAENIAFIGSYVLGKGFVLSPDEAQQMLDADPKNADVILPYLDGDDLKSIPEQRPTRWVISFWDWSEERAQEYELPWQRIEDRVKPERQRLNEQGEFVLRKPLPERWWQFGEKRPGLYHAVGRGRHFEQHPKDWDAQAEPLQHIFVAGRVGKYFNPSVVSNDVIFHEKCVVFAVAEAYAYAAIFNSSPVDAWVWKQSSRMKLDLNFSPSDAVETFPFLESSDIVRFDGLGREYLQSRHELMTDPANPIGLTKLYNRFHDAADTVRSIERLREQHREIDAAVMRAYGWDDIDLGHGYHEQPNLAENDRVRFTISDAARAEVLFRFAELNRNQYQKEVEAGPHKAAKKQKSGKKRASPDVGDLFNAEMEAVDD; translated from the coding sequence ATGAGCACAAACCACGACTGGCTCAACCTCATAGAGGTATCTGGACCGTTTCTTGCCGTGCCGGTTCTGCGCGAGGTGCTGCCCCAAGGGCTGGAAGCCCTTATCTCCGGCCGTCCGCAGCGGTTGCGCGCCACCTATGACGAATGGCGTGATGCCGTCGATGCGGACGACGCCGACCTAGCGGCAATCCATTCGGCGTGGATCGACGAGGTTCTCCAGACCGCTCTCGAGGTGGACGATCAGGTTTTGCGCCGGACGGCAACTTTGCCGGAACGGCTGAAGGTGTCGCTGCCCGAACATGGTGTCACGATCGCGCCCGACCTAGCGATCGTAAATCCGACCCAGGGCGACGCCCCACTGCTACTCGTCCAGATCTACGATCCTGATACCGATCTCGACGTCACGTGGAATTACGACGGTCTGGCCACGACACCGGGAGACAGGATGGTGTCGCTGCTTCGCGCCGCTGGATGCCTGATCGGTCTCGTGACTAATGGCGAACGCTGGATGCTCGTTCACGCGCCGGTCGGTGCGGTCGCGAGTTTCGCCAGTTGGTATGCTCGCCTCTGGGGCCAGGAGCCCGAGACGCTGCGGGCCTTCGTCAGCTTGCTCGGAGTCCGTCGCTTCTTCGGTCCCGAAGCCGAAAGGCTGCCGGCGTTGTTCGAGCGGTCTCTGAAGCACCAGGACGACGTGACCGACGCGCTCGGCGAACAGGTCCGCCGCGCGGTAGAGGTGTTGGTCCAATCCCTTGACCGTGCCGACCAGGATCGTAATCGGGACCTGTTGCACGACGTCGATCCGAAGGAACTCTACGAGGCCGGCCTCACGGTCATGATGCGACTCGTCTTCCTGCTGGCGGCAGAAGAGCGCGGCCTGCTCCTTCTCGGTGACCCTCGCTACGATGCCTTCTATGCGCTCTCCAGCCTGCGTATGCAGTTGCGTGCCGACACAGAGGAGATACTCGAACGGCGCCGCTCGGCATGGTCGCGCCTGCTCGCGCTTTTTCGTGGCGTCTATGGCGGCATCGACCATCCGTTGCTGCGGCTGCCGGCAATGGGCGGCTCGCTCTTCGACCCGGATCGTTACCCCTTCCTCGAAGGCCGCAAGAAAGGCACGAACTGGCGGAGCGATCCCGCCGAGCCTTTGCCGATCGACGACCGGACGGTCCTGCTCCTGCTGGAGGCGATTCAGACCTTCGAAGGCCGCACGCTGTCCTATCGTGCGCTCGACGTGGAACAGATCGGTCACGTCTATGAAGGTCTCCTCGAACGCACGGTCCAGCGCGTCGATGACGTAACACTCGAACTCGAAGGATCGGCCAAGGCCAAGAATGCTCGCGTCGCGCTCGGCGAGATCGAGTCCGCGCGCCTAGACGGCACCGCCAAGATCGTCGATCTCCTGAAGGAGCGGAGCGAGCGTTCCGAGCCCGCCATTCGAAACGCCATCGGCCGGGAACCGGATGAGCGCGTGGCGGCGCGGCTGCTCACCGTTTGCCGCGGTGACGTGGCCCTGCGTGACCGTATCCTGCCGTATGCCGAACTCTTGCGAACGGACCCGTGGGGATACCCTCTGGTCCATCACGCCGACGCTTTCGTCGTCGTCCTCGGCGCCGATCGGCGCGAGAGCGGAACGCATTACACACCCAAGAGCCTGACCGAGAAGATCGTCGAGGAGACACTGACCCCGGTCGTCTATCGCGGCCCGGCCGAAGGCGCGGCGCGCGAGGATTGGAAGCTCAGGAGCGGCGACGAACTCCTCGACCTGAAGATCTGCGATCCCGCGATGGGATCGGGTGCGTTCCTCGTGCAGGCTTGCCGCTGGCTCGCCGACCGGCTCGTCGAAGCCTGGTCCCATATGGAAGCGGCGGGCAGCCAGATCGACAGCGAAGGCCTCATCCGGGCCGCCGATGACCCGGCCGGGTTCGAGCCGCTGTCGCGCGATACCGAAGAGCGCGCCATCCTCGCGCGTCGCCTGATCGCCGAGCGCTGCCTCTACGGCGTCGACAAAAATCCGCTTGCGGTCGAGCTCGCTAAGCTGTCGCTTTGGCTGACCACGCTCGCGAAGGGGCGGCCTTTCGGCTTCCTCGATCACAACCTGCGGAGCGGCGACAGCCTACTCGGCATTCATGATCTCGGCCAGCTCGTTGAGCTGGATATGAAGCCGAAGGGCAATGCGCAGCTCCGTCTTTTCGGCCGAACCATCCGGTCTGCAGTCGACAAGGCGCTCGCACTTCGAAGCCAGCTTCGGTCGATCCCCATCCGCGACATCGGCGATGTTGAGGCGATGGCCGCGCTCGACGCTCAATCGCGTAATGAACTCGCCCTGCCTGAACTGATCGCCGACGCTCTCGTCGGCATCGTCCTCGCTGGAGAACGCGCAGTGAATATTACGGCGCTGGCGACCATTGCCGACGAGGCCGCAGGCGGTGACGCAAATGCACAGGCTCGCCTGCTGCGGCAGGCAATGGCCGACTTTGCAGGTGATACTTCCGATGGCGCTCCCCGCCGCCCGCTTCATTGGCCGCTCGAATACCCAGAGGTCTTTCTGCGAAACAATGGTGGGTTCGATGCTTTCGTCGGCAATCCGCCGTTCCTGGGAGGGCAACGGATCACTGGCGTAGCCGGCACCGTTTATCGGAATTGGCTCGTGAAGCAGATCGCCGAGGGGCGTCGTGGATCGGCCGATCTGGTCGCGTACTTTTTCCTGCGCGCCTACTCGCTCTTGCGAGACGAAGGCGGCTTTGGGCTGCTCGCCGTCAACACCATCGCTGAAGGCGACACACGGCAGGTTGGGTTGGAGGCCATGGTCAGCGGTGGTGCGGTAATCCATGCTGCTTATCCGAATGAACCCTGGCCTGGAAAGGCAGCGGTCGTCACCAGTCGCGTTCATATCCACAAGGGTGAGTGGCGCGGTAGGTGTTCATTGCGCGGACACCCCACCGCATTTGTGTCGGCCTATCTTGCCGATCGGCAAGAGTGGAGCCCAAAAGCGCTGAAGGCTGCGGAGAATATTGCCTTCATTGGCTCCTACGTGCTCGGAAAGGGCTTTGTGCTTTCGCCGGACGAAGCACAGCAGATGTTGGATGCCGACCCTAAAAATGCCGACGTAATCCTACCTTATCTTGATGGAGACGATCTCAAATCAATTCCAGAGCAGCGACCTACTCGATGGGTAATAAGTTTCTGGGACTGGTCGGAGGAGCGCGCGCAAGAGTACGAATTGCCGTGGCAGCGGATAGAAGATCGGGTCAAACCAGAACGCCAACGCCTCAACGAACAAGGTGAGTTCGTACTTCGAAAGCCTCTACCCGAGCGATGGTGGCAATTCGGCGAAAAGCGTCCTGGCCTCTATCATGCGGTAGGTCGCGGTCGCCATTTTGAACAGCACCCCAAGGATTGGGATGCACAGGCCGAGCCGCTCCAGCACATCTTCGTGGCGGGGCGCGTGGGAAAATACTTCAATCCATCCGTAGTGTCGAACGACGTCATCTTCCACGAGAAATGCGTCGTTTTCGCCGTCGCGGAAGCCTATGCCTACGCGGCGATTTTCAATTCATCCCCAGTCGACGCTTGGGTTTGGAAGCAATCCTCTCGAATGAAGCTTGATCTGAATTTCTCACCGTCCGATGCGGTTGAGACTTTTCCTTTCTTAGAATCCTCCGATATCGTTCGCTTCGACGGGCTTGGCCGGGAATACCTACAATCGCGGCACGAGTTGATGACCGATCCGGCCAATCCCATCGGTCTCACAAAACTCTATAACCGCTTCCATGACGCGGCCGACACCGTTCGCTCAATAGAGCGACTTCGCGAGCAGCACCGCGAAATCGACGCGGCAGTCATGCGTGCCTACGGGTGGGACGACATCGACCTCGGGCATGGCTATCACGAACAACCGAACCTCGCGGAGAATGACCGCGTGAGGTTCACCATCTCCGACGCAGCCCGCGCTGAAGTTCTATTTCGCTTCGCGGAATTGAACCGTAACCAGTACCAAAAAGAGGTCGAAGCGGGACCTCATAAGGCAGCCAAGAAGCAAAAGTCCGGCAAGAAACGAGCCAGCCCGGACGTTGGCGATCTCTTCAATGCCGAGATGGAGGCCGTCGATGACTGA
- a CDS encoding O-methyltransferase, with protein sequence MSAGSSLPYRLRPNKAVDRELFLSLLMRLAPVLSLEKYHYVGLGGPFLEDFRLVHARLGVGRMTCVETEAEVHKRQQFNRPVASIECVHKTLEDYLDGHDFEVPAIVWFDYTEPKGVTAQIERFARTIGTVPLGSVLRITLNANPESLGKPLPSDISVEVGDAASGDRAAKPTVQEWRLARFKERVGQLFPSGLSPEGMTHKTYGASVLRVLKLAVEKEALNFRDRKIVWSLATHYKDGQAMVTAALVVCAAADASIEKLLKEWEFLSTPDDPHRLDLPALSTLERLTMESNDDVREKMAFDLPKSDMGEDPITVFKKFYRIYPHFSRVEL encoded by the coding sequence ATGAGCGCCGGATCTTCGCTTCCCTACCGGCTGAGGCCGAACAAGGCAGTCGACCGAGAATTGTTTCTCTCGCTGTTGATGCGGTTGGCTCCTGTCCTTTCATTGGAGAAATATCATTACGTCGGTCTCGGCGGACCTTTTCTCGAAGACTTCCGGTTGGTTCATGCCAGGCTCGGCGTCGGGAGGATGACCTGCGTAGAAACTGAGGCGGAGGTCCATAAGCGGCAGCAGTTCAATCGGCCCGTCGCCTCGATCGAATGTGTGCACAAAACCCTCGAAGATTATCTCGACGGACACGATTTCGAGGTGCCCGCTATTGTCTGGTTCGACTACACCGAACCCAAGGGTGTTACCGCGCAAATTGAACGCTTTGCTCGCACTATCGGCACTGTGCCTTTGGGGAGCGTGCTTCGGATAACATTGAATGCCAATCCCGAATCGCTCGGCAAGCCGCTCCCAAGCGACATCTCCGTGGAGGTCGGAGATGCTGCATCCGGTGATCGTGCGGCAAAACCAACGGTGCAGGAGTGGCGCCTAGCTCGGTTCAAGGAGCGGGTCGGTCAGCTTTTCCCGAGCGGCCTGTCTCCCGAAGGCATGACGCATAAGACCTACGGCGCGAGCGTGCTGCGCGTTCTCAAGTTGGCGGTCGAAAAGGAAGCGCTCAATTTTCGCGATCGCAAGATCGTATGGTCACTGGCGACCCACTACAAGGATGGCCAGGCCATGGTGACGGCAGCACTTGTCGTGTGCGCAGCCGCCGACGCCTCCATCGAGAAGCTCCTAAAGGAATGGGAGTTTCTTTCGACGCCGGACGATCCCCATCGCCTTGATCTGCCTGCTCTCTCCACGCTTGAGCGGTTGACCATGGAGTCGAACGATGACGTCCGGGAAAAAATGGCCTTCGACCTCCCCAAATCTGACATGGGGGAAGACCCTATAACTGTCTTCAAGAAATTCTACCGCATCTATCCACATTTCTCGCGCGTCGAGCTGTAG
- the drmA gene encoding DISARM system helicase DrmA → MSLTDDPNAQSWLAKEPTWLGPCIARLNGERSDYSAVDEGHWIIAAEADGTLTRAGRILRIRGDLDSTTIYFDHVHTFRSSGTVFGLGLTLPTGPIARLRPEDLAVIFALDGISISDVPVIQNVAYVRDLLEIAVRDDLLGPAGGPHELIKDMSVRDRYLVGKLAPRRPSDTDTVTVEPAAGADEIRDIEDERAAPIHEPGAEFASVSGRVEPEDDALDEIDTTNNQSLVPSSMGFTFCVAPGVEALAADVRWGRYERVPGDEHDVVKTRKNRATGREEEAKVKVWRRIPCGGVVPLPLRDGPIRPATPDRDQPEVRLQGTIRTNAQGEHLVTLFLVNGQLEPDDNKDRAWLFQPEISVAAPEGAADSSIFRRRPSNEIVVDDPERDRLALIYRNRLEFAVGHGVSVHADTTSGDSAKASHLRTEIIPRYEVAVTETPGLDPDDRPAMRRMVDEGWLDMGRLAEMEPQQLRNALSCLVDDYAVWIGEQRTRLKTEITGFDDPGKDVIARCEETLRRLREGMDTLFADAAALSAFRFANKSMALQRVRSLYALKRRRGEAAGVTQLDIPKNRSWRPFQLAFLLLSVPSLADPAHSDRTKPAEAFADLLWFPTGGGKTEAYLGVAAFAMAMRRLKDDLGGLDASRGLAVIMRYTLRLLTLQQFQRATALLCAMEVIRRADEKLWGKEPFSLGLWVGNRVTPGRTADAHQAIEALRNGDRNKSGIASPAQLTSCPWCGSEISPGRDIEVDRIAGRTLIHCSDKLGTCEFSRAGSGGLPHPGLPVKVVDEEIYHRPPTMMIATVDKFAMMAWRPEVRTLFGRVDEECERHGLLWPGHDCGTGHRARGAYPAARVKPVRAAVRPPDLIIQDEFHLISGPLGTMVGLYESAVDELSSWVLGDTKVRPKVVASTATVRRAEDQVRNVFMRRISVFPPTGLDVEDNFFSVQRPIGEKPGRRYMGICAPGSSRPAVLIRTYTAFLTAAQALFDRFGPVADPYMTLVGYFNSLRELGGMKRLAEDDVQTRSFRVNMSLVDRPGLSQRRVDDVRELTSRVSSHDIPRYLDQLEVPFNGTLDPKTGEWAENRALGDPRPIDVVLATNMLSVGVDVNRLGVMVVNGQPKGTAEYIQATSRVGRSPPGLVATVLTWARPRDLSHYETFEHYHATFYQHVEAQSVTPFSPRALDRGLTGAMLSIMRNSYDPFAPNTGAGAMNSPSRPEMMTTIGVVSERTWEVTEDSAKKALTERELKHRADDWAKEAGVGGRTLVYQKYGAGPTAYPLLENPGVKPWTDWTVPMSMREVEPGVRLVMEDARSTNDPAWRARVTPADGGDA, encoded by the coding sequence ATGAGCTTGACTGATGATCCAAACGCGCAGAGTTGGCTTGCCAAGGAACCGACTTGGCTCGGCCCGTGCATAGCTCGATTGAACGGCGAGCGTTCGGACTATTCGGCGGTCGATGAAGGACATTGGATCATCGCGGCCGAAGCCGATGGCACACTGACACGAGCCGGTCGAATTTTGCGCATTCGCGGCGATCTCGACAGCACGACGATCTATTTCGACCATGTGCATACGTTCCGGTCGTCGGGTACGGTATTCGGCCTCGGGCTGACGCTGCCGACCGGCCCGATCGCGCGCCTCCGGCCGGAAGACTTGGCGGTGATTTTCGCTCTCGACGGCATTTCGATCAGCGATGTTCCGGTCATCCAAAACGTCGCCTATGTGCGCGACCTGCTCGAAATAGCGGTCCGCGACGACCTGCTCGGTCCCGCCGGCGGACCGCACGAACTCATCAAGGACATGAGCGTCCGGGACCGCTATCTGGTCGGCAAGCTCGCGCCGCGGCGGCCGAGCGACACCGATACCGTCACCGTCGAGCCCGCGGCCGGTGCAGACGAAATCCGCGACATCGAAGATGAGCGGGCCGCGCCAATCCACGAACCTGGCGCCGAGTTCGCCAGCGTCTCCGGTCGCGTGGAGCCGGAAGACGACGCCCTCGACGAAATCGACACCACGAACAATCAGTCACTCGTCCCGTCGAGCATGGGGTTCACCTTCTGCGTCGCGCCGGGCGTAGAGGCGCTGGCCGCGGATGTCCGGTGGGGACGCTATGAGCGTGTTCCGGGCGATGAGCACGATGTCGTCAAGACCCGCAAGAACCGGGCGACCGGCCGGGAAGAAGAAGCCAAGGTCAAGGTGTGGCGGCGAATCCCGTGCGGTGGCGTCGTTCCCCTGCCGCTGAGGGATGGGCCGATACGACCGGCGACGCCGGATCGTGACCAGCCTGAAGTGAGGCTTCAAGGGACGATCCGCACAAACGCCCAAGGGGAGCACCTCGTCACTCTATTCCTCGTGAACGGCCAGTTGGAGCCTGACGACAACAAGGATCGCGCTTGGCTGTTCCAACCAGAAATCTCGGTGGCCGCGCCCGAAGGCGCTGCAGATTCGTCGATCTTCAGACGACGTCCTTCTAACGAAATCGTCGTGGATGACCCGGAACGTGATCGCCTCGCCCTGATCTATCGCAACCGACTCGAGTTCGCCGTCGGCCACGGCGTCTCCGTCCATGCCGACACGACGTCGGGCGACTCTGCAAAGGCTTCGCACCTCCGCACGGAAATCATCCCGCGCTATGAGGTCGCCGTCACTGAAACACCGGGCCTTGATCCGGACGACCGGCCGGCCATGCGCCGTATGGTCGATGAGGGGTGGCTCGACATGGGGCGGCTCGCGGAGATGGAACCGCAGCAATTGCGCAATGCCCTGTCGTGCCTGGTCGACGACTATGCCGTCTGGATCGGGGAGCAGAGAACACGGCTGAAAACCGAGATCACGGGCTTCGATGACCCTGGAAAGGACGTGATCGCCCGTTGCGAGGAAACCTTGCGCCGCCTGCGCGAGGGAATGGACACGCTTTTTGCCGACGCCGCGGCGCTATCGGCGTTCCGCTTCGCCAACAAGTCGATGGCGCTCCAGCGTGTCCGGAGCCTCTATGCACTCAAACGCAGGCGCGGCGAGGCGGCCGGTGTCACGCAGCTCGACATCCCAAAGAATCGATCCTGGCGCCCTTTCCAGTTGGCTTTCCTCCTATTGTCGGTGCCATCTCTCGCCGACCCCGCGCATTCCGATCGGACGAAACCGGCGGAAGCCTTCGCCGATCTCCTCTGGTTCCCGACCGGCGGTGGCAAGACCGAAGCCTATCTGGGCGTAGCGGCCTTTGCCATGGCGATGCGCCGATTGAAGGACGATCTCGGCGGCCTCGATGCCTCCCGCGGCTTGGCAGTCATCATGCGGTACACGCTGCGCCTGCTGACTCTGCAACAGTTCCAACGCGCCACGGCTCTCTTGTGCGCAATGGAAGTGATCCGGCGCGCCGATGAGAAGCTTTGGGGCAAGGAGCCCTTCTCGTTGGGGTTGTGGGTCGGCAATCGGGTGACGCCAGGCCGAACCGCCGACGCTCACCAAGCAATCGAGGCGCTGCGGAATGGCGACCGGAATAAATCCGGTATCGCGTCGCCCGCGCAACTGACGAGCTGCCCGTGGTGCGGTTCCGAAATCTCGCCGGGTCGCGACATTGAGGTCGATCGGATAGCCGGCCGAACGCTCATCCATTGCAGCGACAAACTCGGCACCTGCGAATTTTCACGGGCCGGCTCCGGCGGCCTTCCGCATCCCGGCTTGCCCGTGAAAGTGGTCGATGAGGAAATTTATCATCGTCCTCCGACGATGATGATCGCCACCGTGGACAAGTTCGCCATGATGGCCTGGCGGCCGGAAGTGCGGACTCTCTTCGGCCGGGTCGATGAAGAATGTGAACGTCACGGCTTGCTCTGGCCGGGCCACGACTGCGGCACCGGGCACCGCGCACGCGGCGCCTATCCCGCCGCGAGGGTGAAGCCGGTGCGCGCCGCCGTCCGGCCTCCCGACCTCATCATCCAGGATGAGTTTCACCTCATCAGCGGCCCGCTTGGCACCATGGTCGGTCTCTATGAGAGCGCCGTCGACGAGCTGAGTTCTTGGGTACTCGGAGATACGAAGGTCCGGCCGAAGGTGGTGGCATCGACGGCCACGGTCCGGCGAGCCGAAGACCAGGTGCGTAACGTATTCATGCGTCGCATCTCGGTCTTTCCGCCCACCGGCCTCGACGTGGAGGACAATTTCTTTTCGGTTCAGCGCCCCATCGGCGAGAAACCCGGTCGCCGCTACATGGGCATCTGCGCGCCCGGCAGTTCGAGGCCAGCCGTTCTGATCCGAACCTATACGGCCTTCCTCACCGCCGCACAGGCTCTCTTCGATCGCTTCGGCCCGGTCGCAGATCCCTACATGACGCTCGTCGGCTATTTCAATTCGCTGCGCGAGTTGGGCGGGATGAAGCGTCTCGCCGAGGACGACGTGCAGACGCGCTCCTTCCGTGTGAACATGAGCTTGGTCGACCGTCCGGGGCTGTCACAACGTCGCGTCGATGACGTTCGGGAACTCACCTCCCGCGTCTCCAGTCACGACATCCCGCGCTATCTCGATCAGCTCGAAGTACCGTTCAATGGGACGCTCGATCCCAAGACGGGTGAATGGGCTGAGAACAGGGCTCTCGGCGATCCGCGTCCGATCGACGTCGTTCTGGCCACCAATATGCTGTCGGTCGGCGTGGACGTGAACCGTCTCGGCGTGATGGTCGTCAATGGCCAGCCGAAAGGAACGGCGGAGTATATCCAGGCGACCAGCCGCGTCGGCCGCTCTCCACCTGGCCTGGTCGCCACCGTGCTCACTTGGGCACGCCCGCGCGACCTCTCCCATTACGAGACGTTCGAACACTACCACGCGACCTTCTATCAGCACGTCGAGGCTCAATCCGTGACACCATTTTCCCCGCGTGCGCTGGATCGTGGTCTCACGGGCGCGATGCTGTCGATCATGCGAAACAGCTACGATCCTTTCGCGCCCAACACGGGTGCGGGCGCGATGAACAGTCCGAGCCGACCGGAGATGATGACGACGATCGGCGTCGTGTCCGAACGAACCTGGGAGGTCACGGAAGACTCGGCGAAGAAGGCCTTGACCGAACGAGAGCTGAAGCACCGCGCCGACGATTGGGCGAAAGAGGCCGGCGTTGGAGGTCGCACGCTCGTCTATCAGAAATATGGGGCAGGCCCGACGGCCTATCCCCTTTTGGAGAATCCCGGCGTGAAGCCTTGGACGGACTGGACCGTTCCGATGTCGATGCGGGAGGTCGAACCCGGCGTGAGGTTGGTGATGGAAGACGCGCGCTCGACGAATGATCCCGCCTGGCGAGCCCGTGTCACTCCGGCCGATGGGGGTGACGCATGA
- a CDS encoding ATP-binding protein, with amino-acid sequence MTKPTADQAQASPTKRFFVSMLTRDINLADAILDLLDNCLDGALRMADGGNVDYAQHFVKIELAGDHFSIEDNCGGIPREVAKNYAFKMGREPDDDRDSETETIGMYGVGMKRAIFKMGREALVRTRHGDDTFEVPITSAWLEAKGWDPLPINEPTEASEKLAEPGTVIRVDELYEGVARHFANEAFENEVRTAISEHFTMFLQWGLKVDLNGKPVEPVFVEVLVSDRADGPAPFVFQKTIDDVLVSITVGLNTGRNLGNDDEDEPGFERDRSSATAGWTVLCNDRAVIVGDKSRLTGWGDGIPLYHPQFAIITGIIEFRSKLADKLPVTTTKRALDTSSNVWLESLVKMKEGMRIWISYTNQWKNHPRADQSNYWEDSKPLSLSKTIAAIALRSDVKTSDSQIEFNPQKAKVLPEPPGKTPSSRRIVFSRPVEEIRLVSKMLFDVDDEKPGIVGEKCFELTLAKAQKQGA; translated from the coding sequence ATGACGAAACCCACCGCCGATCAAGCGCAGGCCAGCCCGACCAAGCGGTTCTTCGTGTCGATGCTGACGCGCGACATCAACCTTGCTGATGCGATCCTCGACCTTCTCGACAACTGCCTCGACGGCGCGCTCCGAATGGCTGATGGCGGCAATGTCGACTATGCGCAGCATTTCGTGAAAATCGAGCTCGCTGGCGATCATTTCTCGATCGAAGATAATTGCGGCGGCATCCCGCGCGAGGTCGCCAAGAATTATGCCTTCAAGATGGGCCGCGAGCCTGACGACGATCGTGACTCCGAAACTGAGACCATCGGCATGTATGGTGTCGGCATGAAGCGTGCGATCTTCAAGATGGGGCGTGAAGCGCTGGTGCGAACCCGCCATGGGGATGACACGTTCGAAGTGCCAATCACTTCGGCTTGGCTCGAAGCCAAGGGCTGGGATCCGCTACCGATCAACGAGCCGACGGAAGCGAGCGAGAAGCTCGCCGAGCCCGGCACCGTCATCCGGGTAGACGAATTATACGAGGGCGTCGCCAGACACTTTGCTAACGAGGCATTCGAGAACGAAGTCCGCACGGCCATCTCCGAACATTTTACGATGTTCCTTCAATGGGGGCTGAAGGTCGATCTCAATGGCAAGCCGGTGGAGCCCGTTTTCGTAGAAGTGCTGGTATCCGACCGCGCCGATGGTCCGGCGCCGTTCGTTTTCCAGAAGACCATCGACGATGTGCTCGTTTCAATCACCGTTGGCCTCAACACGGGGCGTAACCTCGGTAATGATGACGAGGATGAACCAGGCTTCGAGCGCGACCGCTCGTCGGCGACCGCCGGTTGGACAGTCCTGTGTAACGATCGCGCGGTGATCGTCGGCGATAAGAGCCGTCTGACGGGCTGGGGCGATGGCATTCCGCTGTACCATCCGCAGTTCGCGATCATTACCGGTATCATTGAGTTCCGATCCAAGCTTGCCGACAAACTTCCGGTCACGACGACGAAGCGCGCGCTCGACACGTCGTCGAACGTGTGGCTCGAGTCTTTAGTAAAGATGAAAGAAGGTATGCGGATCTGGATTTCGTATACCAATCAGTGGAAGAACCATCCCCGTGCCGACCAGTCGAATTACTGGGAGGACTCAAAGCCATTGTCTTTGAGCAAGACGATCGCGGCCATCGCTTTGCGCAGCGATGTGAAAACGAGCGATAGCCAGATTGAGTTCAACCCGCAGAAGGCGAAGGTTTTGCCGGAACCTCCCGGAAAGACGCCGTCGTCTAGGCGCATCGTGTTTTCGCGGCCCGTCGAAGAAATACGGCTCGTTTCGAAAATGCTATTCGACGTCGATGACGAAAAACCGGGCATCGTTGGCGAGAAATGTTTCGAGCTTACGCTGGCCAAAGCGCAGAAACAAGGTGCTTGA